One Methanofervidicoccus abyssi genomic window, TTACTGCTGGAGATGTAGATGTTGAAATGGCTGTAGAAGGTACAGAGTTGATATTCAACAAGAATATAGATACTATCGCCTATATGACAAGAGATGCAGATTTTCTCCCAGCCATGAGAAAGGCTAAAGAACATGGTAAAAAAATTATAGTAATCGGTGCAGAACCTGGTTTCAGTTTAGCGATTCAGAATATTGCGGATCATGTAATTAAAATAGAGGATGACTTCACATTTGACAGAGAGAAAGTAGTGAAAAAAAAGGAGAAGAGATTGAGCAATGAGGAGGATAACTTAGAGGAGAAGAAAAAAGTGGAGAAGGAAGATGATGAAATAAAGACTGATAATGAAGATTCTAAAGGTATAATAGACAAGATTTTAAAAAATACTAAAAAATAATAAAGATGGGATTTATGGTAGATTTAATATTTTACAACTATCTCATTGGCTTAATATGTCTTGTAATAGGAGCTATCCAAGATCTTAGAAGTAGAGAGGTTGAAGATCACCTCTGGATATTTATGTCTATTGTTGGAGTAATGTCCCATCTTTATCTAACTGTAGTTAGTGGAGATATTACTTATATATTACGTTCTCTCTGTGGATTTATCCTCTGTTTTATATTGGGGTATATAATGTTTCTATTTGGAGTTGGAGGGGGAGATGGTAAATTGTTGGCAGGAATGGGAGCCCTAGTACCTAAATATACTACACCGATACACACAGCCTTTGGAAGTGTATTAAATATAGGATATATTCCTTCCTTCCCTATAATGGTATTTATCAACGGGATGTTTTTGATGGTATTTTTGCCTATAATAATACTTATAAAAAATCTTATAAGAGGACATAAACCTAAGGACATTAGACACTTAATTGCACTCTCCTTTGGTGAGAAGGTTAAAGTCAAAGATATTAGAGGTAAAAATAGACTGATAATGGGAAAGGAAGACGACATTAAACTTTTCCCATCTTCTGAGGAGGATGACTTTTCGAAGTATGATGACGAAGAAGAGATATATGTAACACCTATGATACCTTTTATAGTACCTGTTACTATATCTTATATAATAACTCCTTACATTGGGGATTATATAATCTATCTAATACTTCCCTGCTGTAGAATTATTCCTTAAAAATTTCCAAACAGTGGAGAAATTCTTCAGTGCATTTTTTACCCTATTTTCCTCCCCTTCGATTACTATATAGTTTTCAAATTCCTTACTGTACTCGAATATTACACCGTACCACTCACTGAAGTTGCTTAGAATCTCTGGCTGAAGTTCTCCATCTAATCTTATTCTTATAGATTGGATGTTATTTCTTTTTTTAACCTCTGTATTGAATAGATTTCTATCGAGGGGAAACTCTACATCTAACTTATCCATCATAGCCTGAGTAAGCTTTTCCATGTATTCCTTTATTGTATCTTCCTCACAGAGTGTAAAGAGTATAGACTGTACCTTTGCTAGTTCGTTGTTAGCTTTTAGCAGTGTGTTAAAAGAGGTGTGTTCATCTAAAAGATAGTAGGAGATTATATTCTTTGCATTTCTCAGTATGGAAAAAACTTCCTCAGGCACTTTTTTACCTTGGCGGACAAGAAGGAAGGCGAGTTCATTTAACACTACCCACTGTTTATCTACACCATAAGCACTTCTTTTATTCTCCATAGTATCACTATTTCATCTTTTTTTGGATATATCTCTGTAGAATCTTCTCTGAATCGTAGTTCAGCAATACACCCATTTTATCTAATTCTGACTTTATAACATCTAAACTGTTCCTGTCATCTATGAAGAAAACCTGATAGCTTGTAGTACCTACTATATTGAGTACTGCTATAGTATCTTCTTTTTTTAACACTCTATTTTCTAAACTGGCCCTAACTCTTATATTATGTGCTAACTCTGTCTTTAGCCCTTCCTCAACAGAGAGAATAGTTATAAGTTTTGCTGTATGCATATACTCGTCCATACCTCACACCTACAAGATTATTAATATTATTTCAAAAATCCTAATTAATTAATACTAATGGAGATTATAAAAAATTAATCAAAAAACCACATAATCGAATAAAATTATATAAAAAATTATAATAATAAAAAGAAAAAGAGTTATTAAAAATCATTTAATAGAAAGGATTAACGAAAATTCCTCTTTCATCAGTTAGACTGATTACCTTATCTATCTGATTTTTGGATACAGCCACTGAGAGATACTAAGAGTAATAACAGAAAAATAAAAAAGATATAACCATCTTTTCATAATTCTCCTCCTTTTTAATTAATCGTCTTAAAACCATTCCTATTAAAATAATTAAAATATAAAAATAGTGGATTATATAGTCTATCATATAAAATGATGTTAAATATTTAAACAATATTAAAAGTTATTGTTATTAAGTCAGTTAGAAGAGATCTACCATTAATATTAGGTTGAAATAAAATTTCAAAATAAAATTAGTGTAGTTTTTATACTACAGTTATAAGAATATACGCAAATCTTTAATTACGAAGTTGAAATTTAGGTGAAATCGAAGTACGGTGGTTCCATGGATAAAATCGAGTCTATTGTAAAACACG contains:
- the flaK gene encoding preflagellin peptidase FlaK → MVDLIFYNYLIGLICLVIGAIQDLRSREVEDHLWIFMSIVGVMSHLYLTVVSGDITYILRSLCGFILCFILGYIMFLFGVGGGDGKLLAGMGALVPKYTTPIHTAFGSVLNIGYIPSFPIMVFINGMFLMVFLPIIILIKNLIRGHKPKDIRHLIALSFGEKVKVKDIRGKNRLIMGKEDDIKLFPSSEEDDFSKYDDEEEIYVTPMIPFIVPVTISYIITPYIGDYIIYLILPCCRIIP
- a CDS encoding DUF749 family protein, with amino-acid sequence MDEYMHTAKLITILSVEEGLKTELAHNIRVRASLENRVLKKEDTIAVLNIVGTTSYQVFFIDDRNSLDVIKSELDKMGVLLNYDSEKILQRYIQKKMK
- a CDS encoding TIGR00288 family NYN domain-containing protein, with amino-acid sequence MWGKLKKICIKKSSESEGKDRIALLIDGPNMLRKEFNIDLDKIREVLSKFGKIVIGRVYLNQYASDKLIEAVANQGFEPRVTAGDVDVEMAVEGTELIFNKNIDTIAYMTRDADFLPAMRKAKEHGKKIIVIGAEPGFSLAIQNIADHVIKIEDDFTFDREKVVKKKEKRLSNEEDNLEEKKKVEKEDDEIKTDNEDSKGIIDKILKNTKK
- a CDS encoding DUF2096 family protein: MENKRSAYGVDKQWVVLNELAFLLVRQGKKVPEEVFSILRNAKNIISYYLLDEHTSFNTLLKANNELAKVQSILFTLCEEDTIKEYMEKLTQAMMDKLDVEFPLDRNLFNTEVKKRNNIQSIRIRLDGELQPEILSNFSEWYGVIFEYSKEFENYIVIEGEENRVKNALKNFSTVWKFLRNNSTAGKY